TGAACGGATCCTTGATGCCCATATCGACGATTTTGCCGATCGTTGCGCCGGTGATCACCGGACCGTCTCCTTGCGGCACAACAATGGCCGCTCCGGCACCGGTGACGGTGTATTGAGCCGTAGGCGGTTTTTGCGAGCCGTACTCGGTCGGGTAACGAAACTGCTTCTCCGCCGTGCAGTTATGGCTGCACGTGCCGGTCATCACCCGCTGCGCGGAACCCGAATTCACGATCAGCGCGGCGAGCGCGAGCCCCTCCATCGAAGTGGAGCAGGCGCCGAATATGCCGATATACGGAACGGCAAACGTTCGCGCCGCAAAGCTGTTGCTGATAATTTGGTTCATTAGGTCTCCGCCGATATAAAACTGAATCTGATCCTGAGTCAGCCCCGCTTTCTTGAGCGCATGCTCGGCCGCTTCCTCCAGCAGCTTTTTCTCCGCTTTTTCCCAGCTGTCCTGAGCCAAGGTCAAATCCCCATGGACGATGTCGAAATCACGGGCCAGCGGACCTGCGCCTTCGTCCGGTCCGACGATCGCGGCGGTCGACAAAATCGCCGGCTTGTTTTCGAACACCCAGCTTTGGTGCCCTTGCAGCATATCAGTGCGCCCCCCATCCGAACAAAGCATAAATGACGCCGATGATAAACGCCGCCACCGTACCGAATACGATAACCGACCCGGCCAGCTTGAACATGTTTCCGCCGACTCCAAGCACCAATCCTTCGCTTCGATGTTCAAGCGCGGCCGAACACAGGGAGTTGGCGAAACCTGTGACCGGGACGGCCGATCCGGCCCCGGCCCACTGCGCTATTTTATCGTAGACGCCGAAGCACGTAAGGACGACCGACAAGAAAATCAGCACGGCTACGGTCGGATTCCCCGCCTTTTCCGCCGGAAAGTGAAACCAATGAATGAACATCTGCATCAATGCCTGGCCGATCAAGCAGATGAAGCCGCCGACCAAAAAAGCAAGGATGCAGTTGCGCAGCACCGGACGCGCCGGTTCTTTTTTCTTGGCAAATTCCTGATATTCCTTCTGGGTCCAAGTCATCTTCTGCTTCGCTTTTGTCGCCATGAATGCATCCCTCCGTCATATTGTCAGCTACTGCTTCAAAATCGCCGAAAGCTTGCCGATGACCTCTTCCAGCTGCTTCGAGCTTTGCTCGTACATCTTTTGGGCCTCCTTGTCCTTGCTCGACAAACCGAATAAGGCGAGATCCGCTTCGCACTTCTTCAAAGTGGCCAGCAGCAGTTTGCGCTGCTGCGGCTGAGGAAGCTTGATTTTATCGTCATACAGATCGACCGTCAGCTCACCAAACGAATTAACCTGGCCCAAAAACACGTTTTCCCGTATTACGCCTATTTTCTCCAATTCGGTCTGCAGCCATTCCCGGCTAAGGCCCAGCACGGAAAGCGGCTCGTCCAATATTTTGCCGTCCATAATCACCGCCTGCGATTCCTTTCCCGGGTCCAGTTTAAGGCCCAAGTCGGCGGGAGTGACCGGCTGGCGGTCTTTTTTCAAGAGCACGCTGAGGTCGCCGCTTGCTTCCAGCAGTGCAAATTCGACGTCGGCCACGTTGAACACGTTTTTCGTGCGCAGCTGCTCAAGCAGATCGTCGGAGGTGTAACGTTCTTTTTTCAAATTGTTCTCAAGAATTTTGCCTTCCTTGATGACCACCGTGCTTTTGCCTTCGAACAGATCCCTCAGCTTTTTGCTCTTCAGCGTAAGCAGCTCCATAAGTAACGGAAACGTAAACCATACGAGCAGTGCGATGACACCGTTCATGTAGTGGGCTTCCATATCCGTCGAAATGAAACCCGCCAATTCCCCGAGCGTAATTCCGGTAATATATTCGAAAAACGTCAGCTGGGAAATTTGTTTTTTACCCAAAATGCGGGTGAGCAGAAACAGCATCACGACAGCGCCTAACGATCTTAAAACAATTTCGCCCCAGTTTAACACGCAATCTTCTCCTGTTCAGTCATCTTGTTGTCAAATACATTATTCGTTAAAAAGGGCTGTCCTATCAAAGAGCAATATGTAAATTATTGTAAGTTTATTGAACAATTTGGAGGGGACAATATGTAAGGTGCTTCGAATTATCCGATGCGGAGAAAGGAGGGACGACCAATGACGGTAGCATCGCAAGTAAAAACGACTCTTGCTTCTTTGAAAAGCGCCCAAGCAAGCTTGGAAACCTTTGCGTTAGGAACGCAAAACCAAGGGGCTAAACAATTGTTTGAGCAAGCGGCCAAAACGACCCAACAGGTTGTCGATCAGCTCAGCGCCCGAGTAACCGAGCTCGAAAACGAAGAACCTCAATATAAAGGTTTTTAATGACATTTCCTCATTTATGAAAGCTCTGCGCATATTCTGAGAGACAAAGTCCCTCCATGATGAAGCAGCCGTCCTTGCCGGGCGGCTGTTTTTGGGTTGTCGGATGCCGAGCCGTAATGGCGGAAGTTGTCTTGAAAGATCAGAAAGCCTCAACTCCGCTGAAAACTTAATCTTTCTGACCTTATAAAAAAGCATGAATTAAAAGTTTAACCTATTTTATCCGATGTTTCTTGAACTGTCATGAAATGTCTTCATAAAAAAAACCATCGTTGTCCGAAGACAGCGATGGATTTCCTCCTCATTTTACCCCAGCATGGCCAGCAATATAATCAGCAGCACAAACAACACCAAAATGATAATGGCTCGCATCGGAATGCTCATAAACTGTTGTCCCCTCGTTCCATAATCTCCTTTCCCTTCCACCATATGCGTTTGCCCATCGGGTGAACCGGTCATCCGCCTATGTGCGTTACTTTTATTTTTATCGGGGCAAATATCCAGCCTTATGCTCATCTTCACCCATATGATATGGGGACGATGGAAAGCGAGGTACATTGGCCATGATCAGGAGAAAAAAGAGCGTTTCGGCAAAACCAAAAAGATTCCGAAACAAAAGAAAGTCGCGGTCGTTGATTAAAGTGATCGTCCACTTCCGTCCCGGTTCTTTCGCCCGAAAGCTGCAAGCGCTGCGGAGCCATCTAGGGTCAAAACATATGCACAGCGTCACTAAGCTGCCGCTTATTCATGCGGTCGCACTGCGTTTGCCGAGGCATCATATCCGCAAAGCGTGCCGCTGCCGGGCCGTTCGCTACATCGGCAAAGACCGCGTCATGCGCGCCGCCTTAAATGTAGCTACACCTACGGTCGGAGGCGCAGCCGCGGCGCAATCGGGCTGGACCGGGAAGGGCGTGACGATTGCCGTGCTCGATACCGGCATTTACCCGCATCCGGATTTGACAAAGCCGAAAAACAGAATCGCCGCATTCCGCGACTTCGTGAACGGGCGCACAAAGCCGTACGACGATAACGGTCACGGCACTCACTGCGCCGGAGACGCCGCCGGCAACGGATACAGCTCCAACGGCAAATATCGCGGCCCTGCAAAAGATGCGACGCTCGTCGGCATCAAAGTTTTGGATAGCCGCGGAAACGGCCTCACTTCCACGGTCATTCGCGGGATCGGCTGGTGCGTCGCCAATCGCAGGCGTTACGGTATTCGCGTGTTGTCTTTGTCCCTGGGCAGTCCGGCCACGGCTCCCCCTTCGCGGGATCCGTTATGCCGGGCCATCCGCGCGGCGGTCAGACGGGGGCTGGTCGTCGTTGCCGCGGCGGGCAACAGCGGGCCGGGCGGCGGAACGATTCAAACGCCCGGCATTTCGCCGGAAGCGATCACGGTCGGCGCCAGCAATGACCGGGGTACCTCGAATGTGCGGGACGATACCGTCGCCCTCTTTTCAAGCCGCGGACCGGCAAGAGGCGGCGGCGTGAAGCCGGATCTGCTTGCACCCGGCGTCAACATCACATCGCTGCGGGCCCCCGGCTCCTTGCTCGACCGGGTGCTGCCTACCGCCCGCCGGGGACGATGGTATTTTACGCTGACAGGGTCCAGCATGTCGACTCCGATCACGGCCGGCGCCGCCGCACAGCTGCTGCAAAAAAACCGCTCGCTCACCCCGGGCCAGGTAAAGCTTCTGCTGCAAAGACATGCGGCGAGCCTCGGACGCGCAGCAGACATCCAGGGCAGCGGAAGCGTCAATGTGCGCTTTTTGGCCTCATCCTCCCGCACGCGAAGCAGAGCGGTGCGGGAACGGATTCTCCAAATGCGGAGCGCGGTTATCCGCAAAAAGTAGCTGCGCTACGGCCGGAGCATCAGCCACCGCCGGGAGCGCTTCAGCAGATGCATGGAGATCCCGAACAAAAGCAGCGCATCTATTGCGTGAACCGCTCGAAGCGATCCGGTAAAAGTGAGAATCGTCATATGCTGGAGCGAGGTTAGCGCGAACAAAGCAAGCGTCCACCATCGCAGCCCACCGCGAATTTTTCCGAAAAAAGACAGCAAAAACATGATGATCGACCCGAACTCGAAATAATTCGCGAATACCCTATGCAGCTGCAATTCGCCGGGACTCACAAGAACCCCTAATCCGGCGAAAAATACTTGGAGCACGACGCACGTCAAGTAAACCGCTGCAAGCAGCCCGTAGATGAACCTGACGGTTTGAATTCGTACGGACCTTCCGGCCTCCGCGTCCGCATCCGCCGCCTTTGCCGTTGTGCCGGTTATTTCGTTCTTTTTGTTTTCTTCTTTTTTCATTCCCATAACTTTTCGCTCCTTTTCCCGTACTGCAAATTCGAATTCGATGCGTTTTTCGCGCTTCCTGCCTTCCCTATTCATGATAAGGTTCGTTTCTAAACGGACTCTACAGGAAATCTAAAAAAAGTATAAAAACAAAAAAACACGGTTTTAGCCGGCAACCCGGCTAAACCGTGTTTTTTATATAATCCGTCACTTCATCGCGGCTTCCGCCGCGTTTACAGCCTGCTGGTCGACCTCCAGCGTGCCGCCTCCACTCACGGTCAGGATACGTTCGATCATCGTCACGGATTGCGCGCGGGTGGTCGGCTGATCGGGGCCGAGCGCCCCGCCTTCCAGCCCTTGCAGCAGCCCTTTGCGCGTGGCGGTCAGCATGACCCATTTGTCATCCAGCGCCGTATCCGGCTTCTGCAGCTCCTTCATCGTCGATCTTACGGCGATCCGCGCAATTTCAAGACGCGTAATCGGCGCATCCCAATCGGCGTGCACGTCTTCTTGCCCGTAGATGTTTGCCGCAAGCAAAGCCTCCGCATAAGGCATATACCAAGCCTGACCCGATGCGGCCGGCTCCGTCTTGATTTTCAGCGCCGACGCCGTCAGCTTGGCAAATTCGGCGCGCGTCACTTTGTTGTCCGGACGGAACGTATTGTCTTCGTAACCGTCGACGTAGCCTTTTTCCACCGTTTTCATGATGCTGGCGGAGGCCCAATGGCTGCCAAGATCGGCAAACGTTTGAACAAATCCGGTAATTTGCACCGGAACGCTGCGGTTCGTAAACGATCCGTCGCCGAGCTGGCCGGAAAAATTGGCCCCCCAGGCCCATACCGTGCCGTTAGCGCCGATCGCCAGCGTATGATTATTGCCGGCGGCAATTTCCGATACGTCCCTAAGCCCGCTTACCTCCACCGGCGCGGCGGCATTTACGTTCGTACCGCTGCCAAGCTGGCCGAAGAAGTTAAATCCCCAGGCCCGTACCGTGCCGTCGGCAAGCAGCGCCACGCTGTGGCTGCCTCCGGCGGCAATCGCCTTGGCTCCCTCTATGCCGATCACCTTTACCGGAAGAGACCGGTTCGTCGTTGTGCCGTCACCGAGCTGGCCGAAGGCGTTAAAACCCCAGGCCCATACGGTACCGTCTTTTTTGAGCGCCAGTGAGTAGGATTTTCCCGCTTTCACCGCTATAACGTCGCTGAGCTGGGATACCTGAACGGGGACGCCATGCCCGAGCAACGTATCGTCGCCGAGCTGGCCGTTGCCGTTGTCTCCCCACGCCCATACGGTACCGTCCTCCGCGAGAGCGAGAACGTGGTTGTATCCGGCCT
The window above is part of the Paenibacillus hamazuiensis genome. Proteins encoded here:
- a CDS encoding S8 family peptidase — encoded protein: MHSVTKLPLIHAVALRLPRHHIRKACRCRAVRYIGKDRVMRAALNVATPTVGGAAAAQSGWTGKGVTIAVLDTGIYPHPDLTKPKNRIAAFRDFVNGRTKPYDDNGHGTHCAGDAAGNGYSSNGKYRGPAKDATLVGIKVLDSRGNGLTSTVIRGIGWCVANRRRYGIRVLSLSLGSPATAPPSRDPLCRAIRAAVRRGLVVVAAAGNSGPGGGTIQTPGISPEAITVGASNDRGTSNVRDDTVALFSSRGPARGGGVKPDLLAPGVNITSLRAPGSLLDRVLPTARRGRWYFTLTGSSMSTPITAGAAAQLLQKNRSLTPGQVKLLLQRHAASLGRAADIQGSGSVNVRFLASSSRTRSRAVRERILQMRSAVIRKK
- the spoVAC gene encoding stage V sporulation protein AC codes for the protein MATKAKQKMTWTQKEYQEFAKKKEPARPVLRNCILAFLVGGFICLIGQALMQMFIHWFHFPAEKAGNPTVAVLIFLSVVLTCFGVYDKIAQWAGAGSAVPVTGFANSLCSAALEHRSEGLVLGVGGNMFKLAGSVIVFGTVAAFIIGVIYALFGWGAH
- a CDS encoding DUF421 domain-containing protein — encoded protein: MLNWGEIVLRSLGAVVMLFLLTRILGKKQISQLTFFEYITGITLGELAGFISTDMEAHYMNGVIALLVWFTFPLLMELLTLKSKKLRDLFEGKSTVVIKEGKILENNLKKERYTSDDLLEQLRTKNVFNVADVEFALLEASGDLSVLLKKDRQPVTPADLGLKLDPGKESQAVIMDGKILDEPLSVLGLSREWLQTELEKIGVIRENVFLGQVNSFGELTVDLYDDKIKLPQPQQRKLLLATLKKCEADLALFGLSSKDKEAQKMYEQSSKQLEEVIGKLSAILKQ
- a CDS encoding DUF6220 domain-containing protein, whose product is MGMKKEENKKNEITGTTAKAADADAEAGRSVRIQTVRFIYGLLAAVYLTCVVLQVFFAGLGVLVSPGELQLHRVFANYFEFGSIIMFLLSFFGKIRGGLRWWTLALFALTSLQHMTILTFTGSLRAVHAIDALLLFGISMHLLKRSRRWLMLRP
- a CDS encoding DUF1657 domain-containing protein; this translates as MTVASQVKTTLASLKSAQASLETFALGTQNQGAKQLFEQAAKTTQQVVDQLSARVTELENEEPQYKGF
- the spoVAD gene encoding stage V sporulation protein AD, coding for MLQGHQSWVFENKPAILSTAAIVGPDEGAGPLARDFDIVHGDLTLAQDSWEKAEKKLLEEAAEHALKKAGLTQDQIQFYIGGDLMNQIISNSFAARTFAVPYIGIFGACSTSMEGLALAALIVNSGSAQRVMTGTCSHNCTAEKQFRYPTEYGSQKPPTAQYTVTGAGAAIVVPQGDGPVITGATIGKIVDMGIKDPFNMGAAMAPAAVDTITAHFRDFDREPGYYDLIVTGDLAKVGSDIARDLLKKNQIPIEQTQYNDCGLMIYDRQKQMVQAGGSGCGCSAAVTYGHIMKRLKQGDLKRVLVVATGSLHSPLSFQQGESIPCIAHAVAIESGR